A single window of Streptococcus cristatus ATCC 51100 DNA harbors:
- a CDS encoding suppressor of fused domain protein, with the protein MGLFDFFKKKSSDEEKSTKDEDKIVIKVENTDDSAPGWEAIEAEFNRLYPDQPSPLHYVTVIKYMLGGPDPLDGISVYDAGDFWHFVSYGLSELYTKESEDPEYSGYGIELTFKLKKSNNDEEEIKNGCGLLQYVARYIFQTGKVVLPEEYIYTKQTVGIDAQQKSNLTGFLTAADDLAKPLDTPHGKVEFVTLIGATDAELRSIYESETSKLEVRKLLQGLGDQLTDYSRQSLV; encoded by the coding sequence ATGGGGTTGTTTGATTTTTTTAAGAAGAAATCTTCTGATGAAGAGAAGTCAACTAAAGATGAAGACAAGATTGTTATTAAAGTTGAAAATACAGATGATAGCGCTCCAGGATGGGAAGCGATTGAGGCAGAATTTAATCGTTTATACCCTGATCAGCCCAGTCCTCTTCATTATGTAACAGTTATCAAGTATATGCTAGGCGGTCCAGATCCACTTGATGGCATCAGTGTTTACGATGCAGGAGATTTTTGGCATTTTGTGAGTTATGGTTTGTCAGAATTATATACCAAAGAAAGCGAAGATCCTGAATACAGTGGTTATGGGATTGAATTAACGTTTAAGTTAAAGAAATCAAATAATGACGAAGAAGAAATTAAAAATGGCTGTGGTTTGCTACAGTATGTGGCAAGATATATTTTTCAAACAGGTAAAGTGGTTTTGCCAGAAGAATACATTTATACCAAGCAAACGGTAGGAATTGATGCTCAACAGAAATCTAATTTGACAGGGTTCTTGACTGCTGCTGATGATTTAGCCAAGCCTCTAGATACTCCGCATGGAAAAGTGGAATTTGTAACCTTAATTGGTGCGACAGACGCCGAACTGCGAAGTATTTATGAAAGTGAAACAAGTAAGCTGGAGGTCAGGAAATTGTTGCAAGGACTTGGAGATCAGCTTACAGATTATAGTCGCCAGTCTTTGGTTTAA
- the purF gene encoding amidophosphoribosyltransferase, producing the protein MTYEVKSLNEECGVFGIWGHPDAAKMTYFGLHSLQHRGQEGAGILSNDQGKLKRHRDMGLLSEVFKNPTKLDKLTGTSAIGHVRYATAGEASVDNIQPFIFRFHDMQFGLAHNGNLTNASSLKKELEQRGAIFSSTSDSEILAHLIRRSHNPSLMGKIKEALSLVKGGFAYILLFEDKLIAALDPNGFRPLSIGKMANGAVVVSSETCAFEVIGAEWIRDVKPGEIVIIDDKGIQYDSYTDDTQLAICSMEYIYFARPDSNIHGVNVHTARKRMGAQLAREFKHEADIVVGVPNSSLSAAMGFAEESGLPNEMGLIKNQYTQRTFIQPTQELREQGVRMKLSAVSGVVKGKRVVMIDDSIVRGTTSRRIVQLLKEAGATEVHVAIGSPALAYPCFYGIDIQTRQELIAANHTVEETCQIIGADSLTYLSIDGLINSIGIETDAPNGGLCVAYFDGDYPTPLYDYEEEYRRSLEEKTSFYK; encoded by the coding sequence ATGACATACGAAGTAAAATCTCTTAATGAAGAATGTGGTGTTTTCGGTATTTGGGGACATCCGGATGCGGCTAAAATGACCTATTTTGGGCTCCATAGTCTTCAGCACCGTGGTCAGGAGGGGGCTGGGATCCTCTCCAATGACCAAGGGAAATTGAAGCGCCATCGTGATATGGGGCTTCTATCAGAAGTTTTCAAAAATCCTACCAAATTGGATAAACTGACGGGGACTAGCGCGATTGGACATGTGCGCTATGCGACCGCAGGAGAAGCTTCTGTAGATAACATCCAGCCTTTCATTTTTCGCTTTCATGATATGCAGTTCGGGCTGGCTCATAATGGGAACCTGACCAACGCATCGTCGCTCAAGAAAGAATTGGAACAAAGAGGTGCTATCTTCAGTTCAACTTCGGACTCGGAAATCTTAGCTCACCTCATTCGTCGTAGTCACAATCCAAGTTTGATGGGCAAAATCAAGGAGGCACTCAGTCTCGTCAAAGGTGGCTTTGCTTATATCTTGCTGTTTGAGGACAAGTTGATTGCGGCTCTTGATCCTAATGGCTTCCGTCCGCTTTCTATTGGGAAAATGGCAAATGGAGCGGTGGTTGTTTCCTCTGAAACTTGTGCTTTTGAAGTCATTGGTGCTGAGTGGATTCGCGATGTGAAACCGGGAGAGATTGTCATTATTGATGATAAGGGTATCCAGTATGATAGCTATACAGATGATACACAGTTGGCAATCTGCTCTATGGAGTATATCTACTTTGCCCGTCCTGACTCCAATATCCACGGTGTCAATGTCCATACAGCTCGCAAACGTATGGGAGCTCAGCTGGCGCGTGAATTTAAGCATGAGGCGGATATTGTGGTCGGTGTGCCCAACTCCTCACTCAGCGCAGCCATGGGCTTTGCAGAAGAATCAGGCCTGCCAAATGAAATGGGACTGATCAAAAACCAATACACGCAACGCACCTTTATCCAACCGACTCAAGAATTGCGGGAGCAAGGGGTGCGGATGAAACTGTCTGCTGTTTCAGGCGTTGTCAAAGGCAAACGTGTGGTCATGATTGATGATTCCATTGTCCGCGGGACGACCTCTCGACGTATCGTTCAGCTTTTGAAAGAAGCGGGGGCGACGGAGGTTCACGTTGCCATTGGCAGTCCAGCGCTAGCTTATCCATGTTTCTACGGTATTGATATCCAGACCCGTCAGGAGCTGATTGCGGCCAATCATACGGTCGAAGAAACCTGCCAAATCATTGGTGCGGATAGCCTGACCTATCTTTCGATTGATGGCTTGATTAACTCTATCGGGATTGAAACAGATGCGCCGAATGGTGGTCTCTGTGTTGCTTACTTTGACGGCGACTATCCAACACCTCTTTACGACTATGAAGAAGAATACCGTAGAAGTTTGGAAGAAAAGACCAGTTTCTATAAATAG
- the purC gene encoding phosphoribosylaminoimidazolesuccinocarboxamide synthase: MSNKLLYSGKAKDIFATEDEQVILSRYKDQATAFNGVKKEQIAGKGVLNNQISAFIFEKLNAAGVATHFIEKISDTDQLNKKVDIIPLEVVLRNYTAGSFSKRFGVEEGIAFETPIVEFYYKNDDLDDPFINDEHVKFLKIADDQQIAYLKEETRRINELLKAWFAEIGLKLIDFKLEFGFDKDGKIILADEFSPDNCRLWDADGNHMDKDVFRRGLGELTDVYEVVWEKLQELK; the protein is encoded by the coding sequence ATGTCAAACAAGTTGTTATATTCGGGAAAAGCAAAGGATATTTTTGCGACAGAAGATGAGCAGGTGATTTTGTCCCGCTACAAGGATCAGGCGACTGCTTTTAACGGTGTCAAGAAGGAGCAGATTGCGGGCAAGGGAGTGTTAAATAATCAGATTTCAGCCTTTATCTTTGAAAAGTTGAATGCTGCCGGTGTAGCAACGCATTTTATCGAGAAAATCTCAGATACAGATCAGCTTAATAAAAAAGTTGACATCATTCCTTTGGAAGTTGTGCTCCGCAACTACACAGCTGGTTCATTTTCAAAACGTTTTGGCGTAGAAGAAGGTATCGCATTTGAGACTCCGATCGTTGAATTTTACTATAAAAATGATGATTTGGATGATCCTTTTATCAATGATGAGCATGTGAAATTCCTTAAAATTGCAGATGACCAGCAGATTGCCTACTTGAAGGAGGAAACGCGTCGTATCAATGAACTCTTGAAAGCCTGGTTTGCTGAGATTGGTCTTAAATTGATTGACTTTAAGCTAGAGTTCGGTTTTGACAAGGATGGCAAGATTATCTTGGCAGACGAATTTTCACCAGATAATTGCCGCTTGTGGGACGCAGATGGCAACCACATGGACAAGGATGTTTTCCGTAGGGGATTGGGAGAACTAACAGACGTTTACGAGGTTGTCTGGGAAAAGTTGCAAGAGTTGAAATAG
- the purM gene encoding phosphoribosylformylglycinamidine cyclo-ligase, translated as MTNKNAYAQSGVDVEAGYEVVERIKKHVARTERAGVMGALGGFGGMFDLSKTGVKEPVLISGTDGVGTKLMLAIKYDKHDTIGQDCVAMCVNDIIAAGAEPLYFLDYVATGKNEPAKLEQVVAGVAEGCVQAGAALIGGETAEMPGMYSADDYDLAGFAVGVAEKSQIIDGSKVSEGDVLLGLASSGIHSNGYSLVRRVFADYTGEEVLPELEGKKLKEVLLEPTRIYVKAVLPLIKEGLVNGIAHITGGGFIENVPRMFAADLAAEIEESKVPVLPIFKALEKYGQIKHEEMFEIFNMGVGLMLAVKPENVGRIKELMDEPVYEIGRIVKKENESVIIK; from the coding sequence ATGACAAATAAAAATGCTTATGCGCAATCTGGTGTGGATGTTGAAGCGGGTTATGAAGTTGTTGAACGGATCAAAAAGCACGTGGCTCGTACGGAGCGTGCAGGTGTCATGGGAGCTCTGGGTGGTTTCGGTGGCATGTTTGACCTTTCAAAGACTGGGGTTAAAGAGCCTGTTTTGATCTCAGGGACTGACGGTGTCGGAACCAAGCTCATGCTGGCTATCAAGTATGACAAGCACGATACCATCGGTCAGGACTGTGTGGCCATGTGTGTCAACGACATCATTGCTGCAGGTGCTGAGCCCCTCTATTTCCTCGACTACGTAGCAACTGGTAAGAATGAACCAGCTAAACTAGAACAAGTGGTTGCTGGTGTGGCAGAAGGCTGTGTGCAGGCAGGCGCTGCTCTCATCGGTGGGGAAACGGCTGAAATGCCTGGTATGTATAGCGCAGATGACTACGACTTAGCTGGTTTTGCAGTCGGTGTGGCTGAAAAATCTCAAATCATTGACGGTTCAAAGGTGTCTGAAGGAGATGTTCTTCTCGGACTTGCTTCAAGTGGGATTCACTCCAATGGTTACTCACTCGTTCGTCGTGTTTTTGCAGACTACACAGGTGAAGAGGTCTTGCCAGAATTGGAAGGCAAGAAACTCAAGGAAGTCCTTCTTGAGCCGACTCGTATCTATGTCAAGGCTGTCTTACCACTCATCAAGGAAGGTTTGGTCAACGGTATTGCTCACATTACAGGTGGTGGCTTTATTGAGAATGTTCCTCGTATGTTTGCAGCTGACTTGGCTGCTGAGATTGAAGAAAGCAAAGTTCCAGTGCTTCCGATTTTTAAAGCCCTTGAAAAATACGGTCAGATCAAACACGAAGAAATGTTTGAAATCTTCAATATGGGTGTGGGACTCATGCTGGCAGTCAAACCTGAAAATGTAGGCCGTATCAAGGAATTGATGGATGAACCAGTCTATGAAATTGGTCGCATCGTCAAGAAAGAAAACGAAAGTGTCATCATCAAATGA
- the purN gene encoding phosphoribosylglycinamide formyltransferase codes for MKKIAVFASGNGSNFQVIAEEFPVEFAFSDHRDAYVLERAEKLGVLSYAFELKEFENKADYEAALVELLEEHQIDLVCLAGYMKIVGPTLLSAYEGRIINIHPAYLPEFPGAHGIEDAWNAGVAESGVTIHWVDSGVDTGKVIKQVRVPRLADDTIENFEARIHEAEYKLYPEVLDSLGVARK; via the coding sequence ATGAAAAAAATAGCGGTTTTTGCCTCTGGTAACGGCTCAAATTTTCAGGTGATTGCGGAAGAATTTCCAGTGGAGTTTGCCTTTTCAGACCATCGTGACGCCTATGTGCTAGAGCGTGCAGAAAAGCTCGGCGTCCTGTCCTATGCTTTTGAACTCAAGGAGTTTGAGAACAAGGCAGACTACGAAGCAGCCCTCGTCGAGCTTTTGGAAGAACACCAGATTGACTTGGTTTGTCTAGCAGGCTACATGAAAATCGTTGGGCCAACTTTATTGTCAGCTTATGAGGGCCGAATCATCAATATTCATCCAGCCTACCTGCCAGAATTTCCAGGAGCTCATGGGATTGAGGATGCTTGGAATGCTGGCGTTGCTGAGAGTGGCGTGACCATTCACTGGGTGGACTCGGGTGTGGATACAGGCAAGGTTATCAAACAGGTGCGCGTGCCACGTTTGGCTGATGATACCATCGAAAACTTTGAAGCCCGCATTCATGAAGCAGAGTACAAGCTGTATCCAGAGGTTCTGGATAGCTTGGGAGTTGCACGAAAATAA
- the glnA gene encoding type I glutamate--ammonia ligase translates to MPITAADIRREVKEKNVTFIRLMFSDILGTMKNVEIPATDEQLEKVLSNKAMFDGSSIEGFVRINESDMYLYPDLDTWTVFPWGDENGSVAGLICDVYTTEHVPFAGDPRSNLKRALKHMEALGFKSFNLGPEPEFFLFKLDENGDPTLEVNDKGGYFDLAPTDLADNTRREIVNVLTKMGFEVEASHHEVAVGQHEIDFKYDEVLRACDKIQIFKLVVKTIARKHGLYATFMAKPKFGIAGSGMHCNMSLFDQDGNNAFYDPEDPKGMQLSETAYYFLGGLIKHAYNYTAIMNPTVNSYKRLVPGFEAPVYIAWAGQNRSPLVRVPASRGMGTRLELRSVDPMANPYIAMAVLLEVGLHGVENKIEAPAPIEENIYVMTAEERKEAGITDLPSTLHNALKALTEDEVVKAALGNHIYTSFVEAKRIEWASYATFVSQWEIDNYLDLY, encoded by the coding sequence ATGCCCATTACAGCAGCTGATATTCGTCGCGAAGTAAAAGAAAAAAACGTCACTTTCATCCGTCTGATGTTCTCTGATATTTTGGGAACCATGAAAAACGTTGAAATTCCAGCAACGGATGAGCAGCTTGAAAAAGTCTTATCAAATAAGGCTATGTTTGACGGTTCGTCTATCGAGGGATTTGTTCGGATTAATGAATCTGATATGTATCTTTATCCTGATTTGGATACTTGGACAGTTTTTCCTTGGGGAGATGAAAATGGCAGTGTAGCAGGCTTGATCTGTGATGTTTATACGACAGAACATGTTCCCTTTGCAGGAGATCCTCGTAGTAACCTTAAGCGAGCTCTCAAACATATGGAAGCACTGGGCTTCAAGTCTTTTAATCTTGGTCCTGAGCCAGAATTTTTCCTTTTCAAATTGGATGAAAATGGCGATCCGACACTGGAAGTGAATGACAAGGGTGGTTACTTTGACTTGGCGCCGACAGACTTGGCAGACAATACTCGTCGGGAAATTGTCAATGTTTTGACTAAGATGGGCTTTGAAGTGGAAGCGAGTCACCATGAGGTGGCAGTCGGTCAGCACGAGATTGACTTTAAGTATGATGAAGTGCTTCGTGCTTGTGATAAGATTCAGATTTTCAAGTTGGTGGTGAAAACCATCGCTCGTAAGCACGGCCTCTATGCGACCTTTATGGCTAAGCCCAAGTTTGGTATTGCTGGTTCTGGTATGCACTGCAATATGTCCCTCTTTGACCAAGATGGAAATAATGCATTTTATGACCCAGAGGATCCAAAAGGAATGCAGTTGTCTGAGACAGCCTACTATTTCTTGGGTGGTTTGATTAAGCATGCCTATAATTATACGGCTATCATGAATCCGACTGTCAACTCTTATAAACGTTTGGTGCCTGGCTTTGAAGCGCCAGTTTACATCGCTTGGGCTGGGCAAAATCGCTCACCTTTGGTTCGAGTACCGGCATCGCGCGGCATGGGAACTCGCTTGGAGTTGCGTTCAGTAGACCCTATGGCTAATCCTTATATCGCTATGGCAGTGCTCTTAGAAGTGGGACTGCATGGAGTGGAAAATAAAATCGAAGCGCCAGCTCCAATCGAGGAAAATATCTATGTGATGACAGCTGAGGAGCGCAAGGAAGCCGGTATTACAGACCTGCCATCTACTCTCCATAATGCCCTTAAGGCTTTAACTGAAGATGAGGTCGTCAAGGCAGCTTTGGGTAACCATATTTACACTAGCTTTGTTGAAGCCAAGCGGATTGAATGGGCTAGCTATGCGACCTTCGTTTCCCAATGGGAAATTGATAATTATTTAGACTTATATTAA
- a CDS encoding phosphoribosylformylglycinamidine synthase — MDKRIFVEKKADFQVKSESLVRELQHNLGLSTLKSIRIVQVYDVFDLAEDLFAPAEKHIFSEQVTDHILDESAVQADLANYAFFAIESLPGQFDQRAASSQEALLLLGSSSDVTVNTAQLYLVNKDIDATELEAVKNYLLNPVDSRFKDITTGIAKQEFSESDKTIPKLTFFESYTAEDFARYKAEQGMAMEVDDLLFIQDYFKSIGRVPTETELKVLDTYWSDHCRHTTFETELKQIDFSASKFQKQLQATYDKYIAMREELGRSEKPQTLMDMATIFGRYERANGRLDDMEVSDEINACSVEIEVDVDGVKEPWLLMFKNETHNHPTEIEPFGGAATCIGGAIRDPLSGRSYVYQAMRISGAGDITAPISETRAGKLPQQVISKTAAHGYSSYGNQIGLATTYVREYFHPGFVAKRMELGAVVGAAPKGNVVREKPEAGDVIILLGGKTGRDGVGGATGSSKVQTVESVETAGAEVQKGNAIEERKIQRLFRNGDVTRLIKKSNDFGAGGVCVAIGELADGLEIDLNKVPLKYQGLNGTEIAISESQERMAVVVRPEDVDAFVAECNKENIDAVVVATVTEKPNLVMHWNGETIVDLERRFLDTNGVRVVVDAKVVDKDVKLPEERTTSVDTLEADTLAVLSDLNHASQKGLQTIFDCSVGRSTVNHPLGGRYQLTPTEASVQKLPVQHGVTHTASVMAQGFNPYVAEWSPYHGAAYAVVEATARLVAAGANWSKARFSYQEYFERMDKQAERFGQPVAALLGSIEAQIQLGLPSIGGKDSMSGTFEGLTVPPTLVAFGVTTADSRKVLSPEFKAAGENIYYIPGQALAQEIDFDLIKSNFAQFEAIQKVHKVTAASAVKYGGIVESLALATFGNHIGAEVTLLELETALTAQLGGFVFTSPEEIAGVEKIGQTSANFTLLVNGVKLDGHKLDSAFQGKLEAVYPTEFAQAKELAEVPAVASGAVIKAKERVEKPVVYIPVFPGTNSEYDSAKAFEKEGAEVNLVPFVTLNEEAIVKSVETMVDNIGKANILFFAGGFSAADEPDGSAKFIVNILLNEKVRAAIDSFIARGGLIIGICNGFQALVKSGLLPYGNFEDASSTSPTLFYNDANQHVAKMVETRIANTNSPWLAGVQVGDIHAIPVSHGEGKFVVTAEEFAELRDNGQIFSQYVDFEGKPSMDSKYNPNGSVNAIEGITSKNGQIIGKMGHSERYEDGLFQNIPGNKDQHLFASAVRYFTGK; from the coding sequence ATGGATAAACGTATTTTTGTTGAGAAAAAGGCTGATTTTCAGGTCAAATCAGAGAGTTTGGTAAGAGAACTCCAGCATAACTTGGGACTTTCAACTTTGAAAAGTATTCGCATTGTGCAGGTTTATGATGTCTTTGATTTGGCAGAGGACTTGTTTGCGCCTGCAGAGAAGCACATCTTCTCTGAGCAGGTGACGGATCATATCTTGGATGAATCAGCCGTGCAAGCGGATCTTGCTAACTATGCATTCTTTGCCATTGAAAGCTTGCCAGGACAGTTTGACCAGCGTGCAGCTTCGTCACAGGAAGCCTTGCTTTTGCTCGGAAGTTCTAGTGACGTGACAGTCAATACAGCCCAACTTTACTTGGTCAATAAAGATATTGATGCGACTGAGTTAGAAGCGGTCAAGAACTACCTGCTTAATCCAGTTGATTCTCGTTTCAAAGACATCACGACAGGGATTGCCAAGCAGGAATTTTCTGAGTCAGACAAGACTATTCCCAAATTGACTTTCTTTGAAAGCTATACAGCAGAAGACTTTGCCCGCTACAAGGCCGAGCAAGGGATGGCCATGGAAGTGGACGATTTGCTCTTTATCCAGGACTATTTTAAATCAATCGGGCGCGTGCCGACGGAAACAGAGCTTAAGGTTTTGGATACTTATTGGTCTGACCACTGCCGTCACACGACTTTTGAGACCGAGTTGAAACAGATTGATTTCTCAGCTTCAAAATTCCAAAAGCAATTGCAGGCGACTTATGATAAGTATATTGCCATGCGTGAGGAACTAGGTCGGTCTGAAAAGCCACAAACCTTGATGGATATGGCGACTATTTTTGGTCGTTATGAGCGTGCTAATGGACGTTTGGACGATATGGAAGTGTCTGACGAAATCAATGCCTGCTCGGTCGAAATCGAAGTGGACGTTGATGGTGTGAAAGAGCCGTGGCTTCTCATGTTCAAGAACGAAACTCACAACCACCCAACGGAGATTGAGCCATTTGGTGGCGCGGCTACTTGTATCGGTGGAGCCATTCGTGACCCGTTGTCAGGTCGCTCATATGTTTACCAAGCCATGCGTATCTCAGGTGCAGGCGATATTACAGCGCCGATTTCGGAAACGCGTGCTGGGAAATTGCCACAACAAGTCATTTCGAAGACAGCGGCTCACGGTTACTCTTCTTATGGGAACCAGATTGGGCTTGCGACAACTTATGTTCGTGAGTACTTCCACCCAGGCTTTGTAGCCAAACGCATGGAGCTTGGTGCCGTTGTTGGTGCAGCTCCCAAGGGCAATGTAGTCCGTGAAAAACCTGAAGCGGGCGATGTGATTATCCTCCTTGGTGGTAAGACTGGCCGTGATGGTGTTGGTGGTGCGACAGGGTCTTCTAAGGTTCAAACAGTTGAGTCTGTAGAGACTGCTGGAGCTGAGGTTCAAAAAGGGAATGCCATCGAAGAACGCAAGATTCAACGTCTTTTCCGTAATGGCGATGTCACTCGTCTTATCAAGAAGTCTAATGACTTTGGAGCAGGTGGTGTCTGTGTGGCCATTGGTGAATTGGCAGATGGTCTTGAAATCGACCTCAACAAGGTTCCTCTTAAATACCAAGGATTGAACGGTACAGAAATTGCTATCTCTGAATCACAAGAACGGATGGCGGTCGTGGTTCGTCCTGAAGATGTGGATGCCTTCGTTGCCGAATGTAATAAAGAAAATATTGACGCGGTTGTTGTGGCGACAGTGACTGAAAAACCAAATCTAGTCATGCACTGGAATGGTGAAACGATTGTCGACTTGGAACGCCGTTTCCTTGATACCAATGGTGTGCGTGTCGTTGTCGATGCCAAGGTGGTGGACAAGGATGTCAAGCTCCCAGAAGAACGCACAACAAGCGTTGACACACTTGAAGCTGATACCCTCGCGGTTCTATCTGATTTGAACCATGCGAGTCAAAAAGGCTTGCAAACCATCTTTGACTGTTCTGTCGGTCGTTCAACGGTCAATCACCCACTTGGCGGTCGTTACCAACTCACTCCAACTGAGGCATCTGTGCAAAAATTGCCAGTTCAACACGGTGTAACTCACACTGCGTCAGTCATGGCTCAAGGATTCAACCCTTATGTAGCAGAATGGTCTCCATATCACGGTGCTGCCTATGCAGTAGTCGAAGCAACCGCTCGTTTGGTTGCTGCTGGTGCTAACTGGTCTAAGGCTCGCTTCTCTTACCAAGAGTATTTCGAACGCATGGACAAACAAGCTGAGCGCTTTGGTCAGCCAGTAGCAGCTCTCCTAGGCTCTATCGAAGCACAAATCCAACTTGGCTTGCCATCTATCGGTGGGAAGGACTCTATGTCTGGCACCTTTGAGGGATTAACCGTACCACCAACCTTGGTTGCCTTTGGGGTGACGACGGCAGATAGCCGGAAGGTGCTCTCTCCTGAGTTCAAAGCTGCTGGTGAAAATATCTACTACATCCCAGGTCAAGCCTTGGCACAAGAGATTGATTTTGATTTGATTAAGTCTAACTTTGCTCAGTTTGAAGCCATTCAAAAGGTTCACAAGGTGACGGCAGCTTCAGCTGTTAAATACGGTGGTATCGTTGAAAGCTTGGCTCTTGCTACCTTTGGAAATCATATTGGTGCAGAGGTGACCTTGCTTGAACTTGAAACAGCCTTAACAGCTCAATTGGGTGGATTTGTCTTCACATCTCCTGAAGAAATTGCTGGAGTGGAGAAAATCGGTCAAACAAGTGCCAACTTTACACTCCTTGTCAACGGTGTGAAGTTAGATGGACACAAGCTTGACAGTGCTTTCCAAGGAAAACTGGAAGCAGTATACCCAACAGAATTTGCCCAAGCTAAAGAACTAGCAGAAGTTCCAGCTGTCGCTTCTGGCGCAGTCATCAAAGCCAAAGAAAGAGTTGAAAAACCTGTGGTTTACATCCCAGTCTTCCCAGGAACCAACTCAGAATATGACTCAGCTAAGGCCTTCGAAAAAGAAGGTGCAGAGGTCAACTTGGTGCCATTTGTGACTTTGAATGAAGAAGCTATTGTCAAGTCAGTTGAAACTATGGTTGACAACATCGGCAAGGCTAATATCCTCTTCTTTGCAGGTGGCTTCTCAGCTGCGGACGAACCAGATGGATCAGCTAAGTTTATTGTCAACATCTTGCTCAATGAAAAAGTGCGTGCAGCCATTGATAGCTTTATCGCTCGTGGTGGCTTGATTATCGGTATCTGTAATGGATTCCAGGCCCTGGTCAAATCAGGTCTTCTTCCATACGGGAACTTCGAGGATGCCAGCAGTACTAGCCCAACTCTCTTCTACAATGATGCCAACCAACACGTGGCCAAGATGGTGGAAACTCGAATTGCCAATACCAACTCACCATGGTTGGCTGGTGTACAAGTGGGCGATATCCATGCCATTCCAGTATCGCACGGCGAAGGGAAGTTTGTTGTGACGGCTGAGGAATTTGCAGAGCTCCGTGACAATGGTCAAATCTTTAGCCAATACGTTGACTTTGAGGGCAAACCAAGCATGGATTCTAAGTATAATCCGAATGGTTCTGTCAATGCCATCGAAGGAATTACTAGCAAGAACGGACAAATCATCGGTAAGATGGGCCACTCAGAACGTTATGAAGACGGTCTTTTCCAAAACATCCCAGGAAATAAAGATCAACACCTGTTTGCGTCAGCTGTGCGTTATTTCACAGGGAAATAA